One window of Rhizobium leguminosarum genomic DNA carries:
- the purQ gene encoding phosphoribosylformylglycinamidine synthase subunit PurQ translates to MKSAVVQLPGLNRDRDMIAALTKISGKPPVTIWQTETEIPDVDLIVIPGGFSYGDYLRCGAIAARMPVMQAIIDKAAKGVKVLGVCNGFQILVEAGLLPGALMRNASLKFVCREIKLEVVNAETDFTRAYAQGQVIRCPVAHHDGNYFADEATLAQIEGNGQVVFRYAEGTNPNGSMNDIAAVMNEKGNVLGMMPHPENLIEAAHGGSDGRGLFASALDVIAA, encoded by the coding sequence ATGAAATCAGCCGTCGTTCAACTTCCGGGCCTCAACCGCGACCGCGATATGATTGCCGCCTTGACCAAGATTTCCGGCAAGCCACCGGTGACGATCTGGCAGACGGAAACCGAGATCCCCGATGTCGACCTGATCGTCATCCCCGGCGGCTTCTCCTATGGCGATTACCTCCGCTGCGGCGCCATCGCCGCCCGCATGCCGGTCATGCAGGCAATCATCGACAAGGCGGCAAAGGGCGTGAAGGTGCTTGGCGTCTGCAACGGCTTCCAGATCCTCGTCGAGGCCGGCCTGCTGCCGGGTGCGCTGATGCGCAATGCCTCGCTGAAATTCGTCTGCCGCGAGATCAAGCTCGAAGTCGTCAATGCCGAGACGGATTTCACCCGTGCCTACGCGCAAGGCCAGGTCATCCGCTGCCCGGTCGCTCATCACGACGGCAATTATTTCGCCGACGAAGCAACGCTGGCTCAGATTGAAGGCAATGGTCAGGTGGTCTTCCGTTATGCCGAGGGCACCAATCCAAACGGCTCGATGAATGACATCGCCGCCGTCATGAACGAAAAGGGCAATGTGCTCGGCATGATGCCGCATCCCGAGAACCTGATCGAAGCCGCCCATGGCGGTTCGGACGGCCGCGGCCTCTTCGCCTCGGCGCTCGACGTCATCGCCGCCTGA
- a CDS encoding c-type cytochrome, with amino-acid sequence MKRILKIVFAAVVAICLIAVAGVYALSEMRLSRTYDIPAADFAVKTTLPPEEAERRARTLMCGGCHHDAGNVLIDEPGVGRIVAPNLTRLVPMYSDAELVRLIRHGVKKDGTGVFIMPAGNFANITDDDMAALIGWLRTLKQLPDAVAGGTQWGPLGRVGLALDKIPFEADLVPAVIAPAATRPADIGEYSFRTDCSHCHNLDTAKQSEAFLAPALKPLAQSYSAADFKTLLRTGKGVGGRDLGVMTQVSQWDFKYFADTEIEQIQAYLTHQP; translated from the coding sequence ATGAAACGTATTTTGAAAATTGTCTTCGCGGCCGTCGTCGCGATCTGCCTCATCGCCGTTGCCGGCGTCTACGCCCTGTCGGAGATGCGCCTTTCCCGGACCTACGACATCCCGGCGGCCGATTTTGCCGTCAAGACGACGCTGCCCCCAGAAGAGGCCGAACGCCGCGCCCGCACGCTGATGTGCGGCGGCTGCCATCACGATGCCGGCAACGTGCTGATCGACGAGCCCGGCGTCGGTCGCATCGTCGCACCGAACCTGACCCGCCTAGTGCCCATGTACAGCGACGCCGAGCTCGTGCGTCTCATCCGCCACGGCGTCAAGAAGGACGGCACCGGCGTCTTCATCATGCCGGCCGGCAATTTCGCCAATATCACAGACGACGACATGGCAGCACTCATCGGCTGGCTGCGCACCCTGAAGCAACTTCCCGACGCCGTGGCGGGAGGAACGCAATGGGGGCCACTCGGCCGAGTGGGCCTGGCGCTCGACAAGATCCCCTTCGAGGCCGACCTGGTGCCCGCCGTCATCGCCCCTGCCGCCACACGCCCGGCCGATATCGGTGAATATTCCTTCAGGACCGATTGCAGCCACTGCCACAATCTCGATACGGCGAAGCAGTCCGAAGCCTTTCTCGCCCCGGCGCTGAAGCCTCTGGCGCAATCCTATTCGGCTGCCGATTTCAAGACGCTGTTGCGAACCGGCAAGGGTGTCGGAGGCCGCGATCTCGGCGTGATGACGCAGGTTTCGCAGTGGGATTTCAAATATTTTGCCGATACTGAAATCGAACAGATTCAGGCTTATCTCACCCACCAGCCGTAA
- a CDS encoding ArsR/SmtB family transcription factor — MDTYEVNFPKIFGALSDPTRLAVVERLLDGPASVTDLSRPFDMAGPSFLKHLHVLENAGVISSSKSGRVRTVSLVPDTLKWVEHWVRQHRARLEERFDRLGNFLDQEQ, encoded by the coding sequence ATGGATACCTATGAAGTGAACTTCCCGAAGATTTTCGGGGCTTTGTCCGACCCAACCCGACTGGCAGTCGTCGAAAGGCTCTTGGATGGACCTGCCTCGGTGACCGATCTATCGCGGCCGTTCGATATGGCAGGCCCCTCGTTCCTGAAGCATCTCCACGTACTCGAAAACGCAGGCGTCATCTCGTCAAGCAAGTCCGGGCGGGTCAGAACGGTCAGCCTCGTTCCAGACACGCTGAAGTGGGTGGAGCATTGGGTCCGGCAACACCGCGCCCGGCTCGAGGAACGTTTCGACCGGCTTGGCAACTTCCTAGATCAGGAGCAGTAA
- a CDS encoding DUF1127 domain-containing protein: MSALPEIKMPIVPIVSYDDRRQIILPDAPAEATTRLGRIWAAMLLWHQKREGRRALRNLTASELKDIGVSQSDAAREVGKSFFWD, translated from the coding sequence ATGTCTGCCTTGCCTGAGATCAAAATGCCGATTGTACCGATTGTCTCTTATGACGATAGGAGACAGATCATCCTCCCCGACGCCCCTGCCGAGGCGACGACACGTTTGGGGCGGATCTGGGCGGCGATGCTTCTCTGGCATCAGAAGCGGGAAGGCCGCCGGGCCCTGAGAAATCTGACGGCGAGCGAACTCAAGGATATCGGCGTGTCGCAGTCCGATGCCGCGCGCGAAGTCGGCAAGTCATTCTTCTGGGATTGA
- a CDS encoding PLP-dependent aminotransferase family protein has translation MTNWLPDISRGSGPVYLRLADSIESAISSGALPAGSKLPPQRNLAYDIGVTIGTIGRAYALVHERGLVAGEVGRGTYVLNRSETEPGEQIDPLTVSLGGTRVQDAPADKIRFDTTAAPDLGQGKIISGILAEIGEQHLAEISSYSRNFPRNWFEAGRLWLARSGWTPDVENIVPTLGAHAAAVAVIAAVSAPGDKIVFEDLTYTQVSRSARLLGRRTLTVESDELGVIPDDFERLCQQQHPKIAFLMPTVHNPTVTIMPYERRAAIAAIARKHGVWLIEDDLYGGMADDDTPLLASLAPDRTFLVSGLSKSVAAGVRGGWVACPPHFAQRIRVTHKMITGGLPFILAETCARLVESGIAHEIRKQSVEELSRRVRLAREQLQGFDFTSHLHAPFLWLKLPEPWMSGTFKNAAFRDGVLVDDEDEFKAARGEKSYHRVRIGFSSPKTGQELISGLMILRRLLENGGSAYDGEI, from the coding sequence ATGACAAATTGGCTTCCCGATATTTCCCGCGGTTCCGGTCCGGTCTATCTCCGGCTTGCCGACAGCATCGAATCCGCTATCTCAAGCGGCGCCCTGCCCGCCGGCAGCAAATTGCCGCCGCAACGCAACCTCGCTTACGATATCGGGGTGACCATCGGCACGATCGGCCGCGCCTATGCGCTGGTGCACGAACGCGGTCTGGTCGCCGGCGAGGTCGGGCGCGGTACCTATGTGCTGAACCGTTCCGAGACCGAGCCCGGAGAACAGATCGATCCGCTGACGGTCTCGCTTGGCGGCACCCGCGTGCAGGACGCGCCGGCAGATAAGATCCGCTTTGATACCACTGCCGCCCCCGACCTCGGCCAGGGCAAGATCATATCCGGCATCCTCGCCGAAATCGGCGAGCAGCATCTCGCCGAGATCTCATCCTATTCCCGCAATTTTCCGCGCAACTGGTTTGAAGCCGGCCGCCTCTGGCTTGCCCGCAGCGGCTGGACGCCGGATGTCGAAAACATCGTGCCGACACTCGGCGCCCACGCGGCGGCGGTCGCCGTCATCGCCGCCGTCTCGGCGCCGGGCGACAAGATCGTCTTTGAGGATCTCACTTACACCCAGGTCAGCCGCAGTGCCCGCCTTCTCGGCCGCCGCACGCTGACGGTCGAGTCCGATGAACTCGGCGTGATCCCCGACGATTTCGAGCGGCTCTGCCAGCAGCAGCATCCGAAGATCGCCTTCCTGATGCCGACCGTCCACAATCCGACGGTGACGATCATGCCCTACGAGCGGCGCGCAGCAATTGCTGCAATCGCCAGGAAACACGGCGTCTGGCTGATCGAAGACGATCTCTACGGCGGCATGGCCGACGATGATACTCCACTGCTGGCCTCGCTTGCGCCCGATCGCACCTTCCTCGTCAGTGGCCTGTCGAAATCGGTCGCCGCCGGCGTGCGCGGCGGCTGGGTCGCGTGCCCGCCGCATTTTGCCCAGCGCATCCGGGTGACGCATAAGATGATCACCGGCGGTCTGCCCTTCATCCTGGCCGAGACCTGTGCGCGCCTCGTCGAAAGCGGCATTGCCCACGAGATCCGCAAGCAGAGCGTCGAGGAACTCTCCCGGCGCGTCCGGCTTGCCCGGGAGCAGCTGCAGGGCTTCGATTTCACGTCGCACCTGCACGCGCCCTTCCTCTGGCTGAAATTGCCGGAGCCCTGGATGTCGGGCACCTTCAAGAATGCCGCCTTCCGAGACGGCGTGCTCGTCGACGACGAGGACGAGTTCAAGGCAGCCCGCGGGGAGAAATCCTATCATCGCGTTCGCATCGGTTTTTCCTCGCCGAAGACCGGGCAGGAACTGATCTCCGGCCTGATGATACTGCGCCGGCTGCTGGAAAATGGCGGTTCCGCCTATGACGGTGAAATATGA
- a CDS encoding multidrug effflux MFS transporter codes for MGKREFIALAAFLMAVNSLAIDIMLPALQQIGASLGVESENHRQFVVSTYLLGFGCAQLFYGPLSDRFGRRTPLLIGLVIYILSAISIVFVPSFAGLLALRFVQGVGSAATRVITVSIVRDIYGGRQMAEVMSLIMMVFMIVPVIAPGTGQIVMFFGNWHLIFLFIAAMATAIAVWAYLRLPETLHPANVRPFTARSIFGAFRLVLTNRTALCYTIASTFIFGALFGFINSAQQVYVGIYDLGVYFPFAFAGVAIFMSLSSFFNSRFVGKLGMRRLSHGSLIGFIAINTIWLIVQMVSSEPMPFALFISFFGLAMFQFGWIGSNFNSLAMEPLGHVAGTASSVLGFMSTVGGALIGAGIGQAFDGTALPMVAGYFIVSIIGLAFVLIAEKGRLFQPQNPAV; via the coding sequence ATGGGCAAGCGAGAATTTATCGCGCTCGCCGCCTTCCTGATGGCCGTCAACTCTCTGGCGATCGATATCATGCTGCCGGCCTTGCAGCAGATCGGCGCAAGCCTCGGTGTCGAGAGCGAAAATCATCGCCAATTCGTCGTCTCCACCTATCTGCTCGGCTTCGGCTGTGCCCAGCTGTTCTACGGGCCGCTCTCTGACCGTTTCGGCCGCCGCACGCCGCTCTTGATCGGTCTCGTCATCTACATTCTCTCCGCTATCAGTATCGTCTTCGTCCCGTCCTTCGCCGGCTTGCTCGCCCTGCGTTTCGTCCAGGGCGTCGGTTCGGCGGCCACCCGCGTCATCACCGTCTCCATTGTCCGCGATATCTACGGCGGCCGGCAGATGGCCGAAGTCATGTCGCTGATCATGATGGTCTTCATGATCGTGCCGGTGATTGCACCCGGCACCGGCCAGATCGTCATGTTCTTCGGCAACTGGCATCTGATCTTCCTCTTCATCGCCGCCATGGCGACGGCAATCGCCGTCTGGGCCTATCTTCGTCTGCCGGAAACCCTGCACCCCGCCAATGTCCGCCCCTTCACCGCCCGCTCGATCTTCGGCGCCTTCAGGCTGGTGCTGACCAATCGCACGGCGCTCTGCTACACCATCGCCAGCACCTTCATCTTCGGCGCGCTGTTCGGCTTCATCAATTCCGCCCAGCAGGTCTATGTCGGCATTTACGACCTCGGCGTCTATTTCCCCTTCGCCTTCGCCGGCGTGGCGATCTTCATGTCGCTGTCGTCCTTCTTCAATTCGCGCTTCGTCGGCAAGCTCGGCATGCGCCGCCTGTCGCACGGTTCGCTCATCGGCTTCATCGCCATCAACACGATCTGGCTGATCGTCCAGATGGTAAGCTCCGAGCCGATGCCGTTTGCTCTGTTCATCTCCTTCTTCGGCCTCGCCATGTTCCAGTTCGGCTGGATCGGCTCGAACTTCAATTCGCTCGCCATGGAGCCGCTCGGCCACGTCGCCGGCACTGCCTCCTCCGTCCTCGGTTTCATGAGCACGGTCGGCGGCGCCCTCATCGGCGCTGGCATCGGCCAGGCCTTCGACGGCACCGCATTGCCGATGGTCGCCGGTTATTTCATCGTGTCGATTATCGGCCTCGCCTTCGTGCTGATCGCCGAAAAGGGCCGCCTCTTCCAACCGCAGAACCCGGCCGTCTGA
- a CDS encoding BolA/IbaG family iron-sulfur metabolism protein, with translation MAMKPGDIEDMIKAGIPGAKVTIRDLAGDGDHYAAEVVAEVFRGKSRVQQHQMVYEALKGNMGGVLHALALQTSAPE, from the coding sequence ATGGCCATGAAACCCGGCGATATCGAAGACATGATCAAGGCTGGGATTCCCGGTGCCAAGGTGACGATCCGCGATCTGGCGGGCGACGGCGATCATTACGCCGCCGAAGTCGTCGCCGAAGTCTTCCGCGGCAAGAGCCGCGTGCAGCAGCACCAGATGGTCTACGAGGCGCTGAAGGGCAATATGGGCGGCGTCCTGCATGCGCTGGCGCTGCAGACCTCCGCGCCGGAATAA
- the grxD gene encoding Grx4 family monothiol glutaredoxin, producing the protein MSGINEFIANEIKSNDVVLFMKGTPQFPQCGFSGQVVQILDYIGVDYKGVNVLADSEIRQGIKEYSNWPTIPQLYIKGEFVGGCDIVREMFQAGELQQHLQENGITVRGAA; encoded by the coding sequence ATGAGCGGCATTAACGAATTCATCGCCAACGAAATCAAGAGCAACGACGTCGTCCTCTTCATGAAGGGCACGCCGCAGTTTCCGCAGTGCGGTTTCTCCGGCCAGGTCGTGCAGATTCTCGATTACATCGGCGTCGACTACAAAGGCGTCAACGTGCTCGCCGATTCGGAGATCCGCCAAGGTATCAAGGAATATTCCAACTGGCCGACGATCCCGCAGCTTTACATAAAGGGTGAGTTCGTCGGCGGTTGTGACATCGTCCGGGAAATGTTCCAGGCCGGTGAGCTGCAGCAGCACCTCCAGGAAAACGGCATCACCGTGCGCGGCGCCGCCTGA
- the purC gene encoding phosphoribosylaminoimidazolesuccinocarboxamide synthase yields the protein MNRRRRIYEGKAKILYEGPEPGTLIQFFKDDATAFNKKKHEVIDGKGVLNNRICEYIFSHLNKIGIPTHFIRRLNMREQLIKEVEMIPLEIVVRNVAAGSLAKRLGIDEGVVLPRSIIEFYYKSDALDDPMVSEEHITAFGWANPAELDDIMALAIRVNDFMTGLFLGVGIQLVDFKIECGRLFEGDMMRIILADEISPDSCRLWDIETHEKMDKDRFRRDLGGLLEAYSEVARRLGIINENEPVRGTGPVLVK from the coding sequence ATGAACCGTCGCCGCCGTATCTACGAGGGCAAGGCAAAGATTCTGTATGAAGGCCCGGAACCGGGCACTTTGATCCAGTTCTTCAAGGACGATGCCACTGCCTTCAACAAGAAGAAACACGAAGTCATCGATGGCAAGGGCGTCCTCAATAACCGCATTTGCGAATATATCTTCAGCCATCTGAACAAGATCGGCATCCCTACCCATTTCATCCGCCGGCTCAACATGCGCGAGCAGCTGATCAAGGAAGTGGAGATGATCCCGCTGGAGATCGTCGTGCGCAACGTCGCCGCCGGTTCGCTCGCCAAGCGCCTCGGGATCGATGAAGGCGTTGTACTGCCGCGCTCGATCATCGAATTCTATTACAAGTCCGACGCGCTTGACGATCCGATGGTCTCTGAAGAGCACATCACCGCCTTCGGCTGGGCCAATCCCGCCGAGCTCGACGACATCATGGCGCTTGCCATCCGCGTCAATGACTTCATGACCGGCCTCTTCCTCGGCGTCGGAATCCAGCTCGTCGACTTCAAGATCGAATGCGGCCGCCTCTTCGAAGGCGATATGATGCGCATCATCCTTGCCGACGAAATCTCGCCGGACAGCTGCCGGCTCTGGGATATCGAGACCCACGAGAAGATGGACAAGGATCGTTTCCGCCGCGATCTCGGCGGGCTGCTCGAAGCCTATTCCGAGGTTGCGCGCCGTCTCGGCATCATCAATGAAAACGAGCCTGTGCGCGGCACCGGCCCGGTTCTGGTCAAGTAA
- a CDS encoding SRPBCC domain-containing protein — translation MTKTEQEHRSITIERVFSNCVDHVWAAWAIPEKKKAWFGEGLAEFDFREGGAERSSFVTDMGTHTNQTHYFEIKEPKRVVFAYSMALNGRIHTVSLATVLFSEHGGGTKLTYVEQLCVIPPSDGAEGREHGWRALLDGLESYLAGDIQDRRSKTPN, via the coding sequence GTGACAAAAACGGAACAAGAGCACAGATCGATTACCATCGAGCGCGTTTTTTCCAATTGCGTGGATCACGTCTGGGCGGCGTGGGCGATTCCCGAAAAGAAGAAAGCATGGTTCGGTGAAGGGCTGGCGGAATTCGACTTTCGCGAGGGAGGAGCCGAGCGCAGCAGCTTCGTCACTGACATGGGAACCCACACCAACCAGACGCACTATTTCGAGATCAAGGAGCCCAAGAGGGTCGTGTTTGCCTATTCGATGGCCCTCAATGGTCGTATCCATACGGTGTCGCTGGCGACCGTATTGTTCTCCGAACATGGCGGCGGGACGAAGCTGACTTATGTTGAACAGTTGTGCGTCATCCCGCCGAGCGACGGGGCTGAAGGGCGGGAACACGGCTGGAGAGCGCTGCTGGATGGGCTGGAGAGCTATTTAGCCGGTGATATTCAAGACAGGCGTAGCAAAACTCCCAATTAG
- the purS gene encoding phosphoribosylformylglycinamidine synthase subunit PurS, with protein MIKARVTVTLKNGVLDPQGKAIEGALGALGFSGVGHIRQGKVFDLELESADRAKAEADLKAMCEKLLANTVIENYAIAID; from the coding sequence GTGATCAAGGCTCGTGTCACCGTCACGCTGAAAAATGGCGTTCTCGATCCGCAGGGCAAGGCTATCGAAGGCGCGCTTGGCGCCCTCGGCTTCTCGGGCGTCGGCCATATAAGACAGGGCAAGGTCTTCGACCTGGAGCTGGAAAGCGCCGACAGGGCCAAGGCCGAGGCTGACCTCAAGGCCATGTGCGAAAAACTGCTCGCCAACACGGTGATCGAGAACTACGCGATCGCGATCGACTGA
- the purL gene encoding phosphoribosylformylglycinamidine synthase subunit PurL, whose amino-acid sequence MTIPNTMPITPELIAGHGLKPDEYQRILDLIGREPTFTELGIFSAMWNEHCSYKSSKKWLRTLPTTGPRVIQGPGENAGVVDIDDGDCVVFKMESHNHPSYIEPYQGAATGVGGILRDVFTMGARPIAAMNALRFGEPDHPKTRHLVSGVVSGVGGYGNSFGVPTVGGEVEFDARYNGNILVNAFAAGIAKSNAIFLSEAKGVGLPVVYLGAKTGRDGVGGATMASAEFDESIEEKRPTVQVGDPFTEKCLLEACLELMQTGAVIAIQDMGAAGLTCSAVEMGAKGDLGILLELDKVPVREEMMTAYEMMLSESQERMLMVLQPEKEAEAKAIFVKWGLDFAIVGKTTDDLRFRVMHQGEEVANLPIKDLGDQAPEYDRPWRESGKQAPLPANLVAAPDDYGQALLQLVGSANQSSRRWVYEQYDTLIQGNSLQLPGGDAGVVRVDGHPSKALAFSSDVTPRYVEADPFEGGKQAVAECWRNITATGAEPLAATDNLNFGNPEKPEIMGQFVEAVKGIGEACRALDFPIVSGNVSLYNETNGVAILPTPTIAGVGLLPDWRQMARIGAANDGDKVIMIGVDGSHLGQSVYLRDVLASREGPAPEVDLFAERRNGDFVRSVIRNGQATACHDISSGGLAVALAEMVMASDKGLTIDLGEGKGAPHALLFGEDQARYILTLPADVANFVCANAEGAGVPFRRLGTVGGTALVVGDLISLPIQQLRDAHESWFPDFMEGRGELAAE is encoded by the coding sequence ATGACCATTCCAAACACCATGCCGATCACGCCGGAACTCATCGCAGGCCATGGCCTGAAGCCGGACGAGTACCAGCGCATTCTCGATCTGATCGGCCGCGAACCGACTTTTACCGAACTCGGTATCTTCTCGGCCATGTGGAATGAGCACTGCTCCTACAAATCCTCGAAGAAGTGGCTGCGCACCCTGCCGACCACCGGGCCGCGCGTCATCCAGGGCCCGGGCGAAAATGCCGGCGTGGTCGATATCGATGATGGCGATTGCGTCGTCTTCAAAATGGAAAGCCACAACCACCCCTCCTATATCGAACCTTACCAGGGGGCTGCGACGGGCGTCGGCGGCATCTTGCGTGACGTCTTCACCATGGGTGCGCGCCCGATCGCCGCGATGAACGCCTTGCGCTTCGGCGAACCGGATCACCCGAAGACCCGCCACCTGGTCTCCGGCGTCGTCTCCGGCGTCGGCGGTTACGGCAATTCCTTCGGCGTGCCGACCGTCGGCGGCGAAGTCGAGTTCGATGCCCGCTACAACGGCAACATCCTCGTCAACGCCTTTGCCGCCGGCATCGCCAAATCCAACGCCATCTTCCTGTCCGAAGCCAAGGGCGTCGGCCTTCCGGTCGTCTATCTCGGCGCCAAGACCGGCCGCGACGGCGTCGGCGGCGCGACGATGGCATCGGCCGAATTTGACGAATCGATCGAGGAAAAGCGCCCGACCGTTCAGGTCGGCGACCCCTTCACCGAAAAGTGCCTGCTCGAAGCCTGCCTTGAGCTGATGCAGACCGGCGCCGTCATCGCCATCCAGGACATGGGTGCGGCCGGCCTCACCTGCTCAGCCGTCGAAATGGGCGCCAAGGGCGATCTCGGCATCCTGCTCGAGCTCGACAAGGTGCCGGTGCGTGAAGAGATGATGACCGCCTACGAGATGATGCTGTCGGAAAGCCAGGAGCGCATGCTCATGGTGCTGCAGCCGGAGAAGGAAGCGGAAGCCAAGGCGATCTTCGTCAAATGGGGCCTCGACTTTGCCATCGTCGGTAAAACGACCGACGATCTGCGCTTCCGCGTCATGCACCAGGGTGAGGAAGTCGCCAATCTGCCGATCAAGGATCTCGGCGATCAGGCGCCGGAATATGACCGCCCCTGGCGCGAATCCGGCAAGCAGGCTCCCCTGCCCGCCAATCTCGTCGCAGCCCCTGACGATTACGGCCAGGCGCTGCTCCAGCTTGTCGGCTCTGCCAACCAGTCGAGCCGCCGCTGGGTCTACGAGCAGTACGACACGCTGATCCAGGGCAATTCGCTGCAGCTTCCGGGCGGCGATGCCGGCGTCGTGCGCGTCGACGGCCATCCGAGCAAGGCGCTCGCCTTCTCCTCCGACGTCACCCCGCGTTATGTCGAGGCCGATCCCTTCGAAGGCGGCAAGCAGGCGGTTGCCGAATGCTGGCGCAACATCACCGCGACGGGCGCCGAGCCGCTCGCCGCCACCGACAATCTCAACTTCGGCAATCCCGAAAAGCCCGAAATCATGGGCCAGTTCGTCGAAGCGGTGAAGGGCATTGGTGAAGCCTGCCGCGCGCTCGACTTCCCGATCGTCTCGGGCAACGTCTCGCTCTACAACGAGACCAACGGCGTCGCCATCCTGCCGACCCCGACGATCGCAGGCGTCGGCCTGCTGCCGGACTGGCGCCAGATGGCCCGCATCGGTGCCGCCAATGACGGCGACAAGGTGATCATGATCGGCGTCGACGGCAGCCATCTTGGCCAGTCGGTCTATCTCCGCGATGTGCTCGCCAGCCGCGAAGGCCCGGCACCCGAAGTTGATCTGTTTGCCGAGCGGCGCAACGGCGATTTTGTCCGCTCTGTCATCCGCAACGGCCAGGCGACCGCCTGCCACGATATTTCGTCGGGCGGCCTTGCCGTGGCGCTCGCCGAAATGGTCATGGCATCGGACAAGGGCCTGACGATCGATCTCGGCGAAGGCAAAGGCGCGCCGCATGCGCTGCTCTTCGGTGAAGACCAGGCTCGCTACATCTTGACGCTGCCTGCCGACGTGGCAAATTTCGTCTGCGCCAATGCAGAAGGCGCCGGCGTTCCTTTCCGCCGTCTCGGCACGGTCGGAGGGACGGCACTCGTCGTCGGCGATCTTATCTCGCTGCCGATTCAGCAATTGCGCGATGCCCATGAATCGTGGTTCCCTGATTTCATGGAAGGCCGCGGCGAACTCGCCGCGGAATAA